In one window of Moraxella osloensis DNA:
- a CDS encoding YqhA family protein, whose amino-acid sequence MMEKLFKNSRYLVFLTIIVSLLSSVTLYVASLNIIFHVLSDFVTNPAVKPLDGQILAVNLLKTLDILLIALSFQMIAIAYYRLFISNKPAQESRFLTVLGIHDFHDLKINLMQVSMIILVILFLEQAVESGANFNTFLYGAAIAMVVGAIVLAIKSLRH is encoded by the coding sequence ATGATGGAAAAGCTGTTTAAAAATAGCCGTTATTTGGTGTTTCTCACGATTATTGTGAGCCTACTCTCTTCAGTAACGCTGTATGTTGCTTCATTAAATATTATTTTTCATGTGCTATCCGACTTTGTTACCAATCCCGCGGTTAAACCCCTTGATGGGCAGATTTTGGCGGTTAATCTGCTAAAGACGTTGGATATTTTATTGATTGCGTTAAGTTTTCAGATGATTGCGATTGCCTATTACCGTTTATTTATCTCCAATAAACCTGCGCAAGAATCTCGTTTTTTAACTGTACTTGGCATTCATGATTTTCATGACTTAAAAATTAATTTGATGCAAGTATCGATGATCATTTTAGTGATTTTATTTTTGGAGCAAGCCGTTGAAAGTGGCGCTAATTTTAATACTTTTCTTTATGGAGCTGCCATTGCGATGGTGGTTGGGGCGATTGTGTTAGCGATTAAAAGTTTACGACATTAA
- a CDS encoding TerC family protein, giving the protein MLLASLPANTEAIAIGSPMLYAVFFAIVATLLLVDFFTFKTPPPGESVSMKQAGIWSAIWVGVSVLFAGGLWWYLNGSFGSAIANQKVGEFFTGYLLEKSLAIDNVFVWLMIFAAFAVSPAMQRKILLYGVIGAIVMRTVMIFAGAWLVSEFSWILYIFGAFLLYTGIKMWQNHDEQEDPKQSGLYKFLQKHLRISDDSHDASGQERFVLVKNGVKYFTPLAVVLILVELSDVIFAVDSIPAIFAVTTDPFIVLTANLLAILGLRAMFFLLSGLADKFHLLPYALSVILVFIGAKMLLLEVFHVPMAISLGFIATVLTITAILSVKFPNLGKA; this is encoded by the coding sequence ATGTTACTTGCGAGTTTACCTGCCAACACCGAAGCGATAGCTATCGGCAGTCCGATGTTATACGCCGTGTTTTTTGCCATTGTGGCAACATTACTGTTAGTCGATTTTTTTACTTTTAAGACTCCGCCGCCAGGCGAATCCGTATCCATGAAACAGGCAGGGATTTGGAGTGCGATTTGGGTTGGTGTCTCTGTACTGTTTGCAGGTGGCTTATGGTGGTATCTAAACGGGTCGTTTGGCTCGGCAATCGCCAATCAAAAAGTCGGTGAATTCTTCACGGGTTATTTACTCGAAAAGTCACTCGCCATTGATAACGTGTTTGTGTGGCTCATGATTTTTGCGGCGTTTGCGGTGTCGCCTGCGATGCAGCGTAAAATTCTACTGTATGGCGTGATTGGTGCCATTGTCATGCGTACCGTGATGATTTTTGCGGGTGCGTGGCTGGTAAGTGAGTTTAGCTGGATTTTATATATATTTGGTGCCTTTTTGCTGTACACGGGTATCAAGATGTGGCAAAACCATGATGAACAAGAAGACCCAAAACAGTCAGGTTTGTATAAGTTTTTACAAAAACATTTGCGAATCAGTGATGATAGCCATGATGCATCGGGTCAAGAGCGATTTGTACTGGTTAAAAACGGCGTTAAGTATTTCACCCCATTAGCGGTGGTGCTGATTTTGGTGGAATTGTCGGATGTGATTTTTGCGGTGGATTCGATTCCTGCGATTTTTGCGGTAACCACCGACCCGTTTATTGTATTGACAGCAAATTTACTGGCGATTTTGGGTTTACGTGCGATGTTCTTCTTGTTGTCAGGCTTGGCGGATAAGTTCCATTTACTGCCGTATGCATTAAGCGTGATTTTAGTGTTTATCGGTGCCAAGATGCTACTGCTTGAGGTGTTTCACGTGCCGATGGCTATTTCACTCGGCTTTATCGCTACGGTATTAACGATAACGGCGATTTTGTCAGTGAAATTTCCGAATTTGGGTAAAGCATAG
- a CDS encoding helix-turn-helix domain-containing protein, with protein MKTNFPKDFDIEAAVQAIIDDEPDLVAERDNLIEALNQIKAGIFARMTDISDTAQVRHKAGLSQSQFAKILGISVNTLKSWEQGQRKPSGSAQVLLKLLGKKPELIDEIAHLA; from the coding sequence ATGAAAACAAATTTTCCTAAAGACTTCGATATTGAAGCAGCTGTTCAAGCGATTATTGATGATGAACCTGATTTAGTAGCAGAGCGAGACAATCTGATTGAAGCATTGAACCAAATCAAAGCAGGTATCTTTGCACGTATGACAGACATATCAGATACGGCTCAAGTCCGTCATAAAGCGGGTTTATCGCAAAGTCAATTTGCCAAAATCCTAGGCATTTCGGTCAATACGTTAAAATCTTGGGAACAAGGACAACGTAAACCCAGCGGTTCAGCTCAAGTTTTACTTAAATTATTGGGTAAAAAGCCTGAGTTAATTGATGAGATTGCTCATTTGGCGTAG